One Anopheles marshallii chromosome 3, idAnoMarsDA_429_01, whole genome shotgun sequence genomic region harbors:
- the LOC128712835 gene encoding phospholipase B1, membrane-associated-like: MDVLPLSLSLLLLLNTNDATIAQEEVSFLDDPPFITLYRKIHNFLFDNVGPNSDRLNQARSQGKVQSPVPSEQASSKVPISVHELRPGDIDVIAALGDSLTAGTGVLATGILELVIENRGLSWCIGGQGTWRQYLTLPNILKVFNPNLNGYVVGDSLSIDRESRFDVAEIGGMSQDLPHQARNLIKRMQSDRTVDIKNHWKLITILIGHNDFCSRICYLPKPEKALYQHEQNLLETLRLLRKYLPRTMVNIVATINVSILRTFIPKPASCVTTHSFECSCVFGARFESFQPRLERIMKQWNRVQQTVAERDEFSSDSDFVVNYQPFPEHLTLPTLQNGDTDAGIASVDCFHFSQRGHAIAANSYWNNLIDLVGNKSELVHREFERFNCPTKGRPFLATSKNSLGRF; this comes from the exons ATGGATGTTCTACCATTGTCCCTGTCGCTACTGCTATTATTGAACACCAATGACGCTACGATCGCTCAGGAGGAAGTGTCCTTTCTCGATGATCCTCCATTTATAACGCTCTATCGGAAGATACACAACTTTCTGTTTGACAATGTCGGTCCAAATTCGGACCGATTAAATCAGGCTCGCTCGCAAGGG AAAGTACAATCTCCCGTACCATCTGAGCAAGCAAGCTCCAAAGTTCCTATCTCGGTTCACGAACTACGTCCTGGAGACATCGACGTCATAGCGGCTCTCGGTGATTCGCTAACCGCCGGCACCGGAGTGCTGGCAACCGGAATTCTCGAACTGGTCATCGAGAATCGAGGCCTGTCGTGGTGCATCGGAGGACAGGGTACTTGGCGTCAATATCTAACCCTACCGAACATACTAAAGGTGTTCAATCCGAACCTGAATGGTTATGTCGTTGGCGACAGTCTATCCATCGACAGGGAGTCAAG ATTTGATGTGGCCGAAATAGGCGGCATGAGTCAGGATCTGCCGCACCAAGCGAGAAATCTCATCAAACGTATGCAGTCGGATCGAACGGTCGATATCAAAAATCATTGGAAGCTGATAACTATTCTCATCGGACATAATGATTTCTGCAGCCGCATCTGCTACCTGCCCAAGCCCGAGAAAGCACTCTACCAACATGAGCAAAATTTGCTGGAAACCTTGAGACTACTTCGCAAGTATCTGCCTAGAACTATGGTTAATATTGTGGCAACAATCA ATGTTAGCATCTTGAGAACGTTCATCCCGAAGCCAGCGTCGTGCGTTACCACCCATTCGTTCgagtgttcctgtgtgtttgGAGCACGGTTTGAGTCCTTCCAACCGCGGCTGGAGCGTATCATGAAGCAGTGGAACCGAGTACAGCAGACCGTCGCCGAGCGGGACGAGTTCTCCAGTGACTCCGATTTCGTCGTTAACTATCAACCATTTCCGGAGCATCTGACGCTGCCTACGCTCCAGAACGGTGACACCGATGCAGGCATCGCCTCGGTCGACTGTTTCCATTTCAGCCAACGGGGACACGCGATCGCGGCGAACAGCTACTGGAACAATCTGATCGATCTCGTGGGCAATAAGTCGGAGCTGGTGCACAGGGAGTTTGAACGTTTCAACTGTCCGACGAAGGGAAGACCGTTTCTTGCGACGAGTAAGAACAGTTTAGGACGGTTCTGA